A single window of Malus sylvestris chromosome 5, drMalSylv7.2, whole genome shotgun sequence DNA harbors:
- the LOC126622538 gene encoding uncharacterized protein LOC126622538, with translation MPIETRSVKKKTAMGKSTADLPIQNVGQSVPQAQNPLSAGTPESTSATRREREVNLGGQHRSLEIPNRNTCVLNEGIVEDCDEDGGEGSDPPTRSFLRKRLDEQSRSVEQTFSRGIDKLHDVILNSTEQQTRLLEMLVSKFSDGRPFDPFQRLPPRNNPLPMVQAEPIPARPKPIDLEKVGGSNSRSDGIDQRVEATPVDMTEVQRMIDSAMKKGPKFPKFIHPYPAYIETFGYPKGFKIPDFSLFAGESSLSSLEHVARFTAQCGDVHSDFHKLRLFNFSLTGSAFAWYINLPPNSIQNWEELVEKFHEQFYRPGLEVSVSSLARMAQASDESPMDYLTRFKSARNWCRVPLPEVEFVRLALNGLDVEYKKKFLGANVRDMYELAQHVEQYDYLLREEKISKTPSRGTIYKNPTVSYASTEDECVSVDAAEIVIDKPYVCKALTQVDSREVKSRSATEGTLKPSKVYTFDITKADAIFDQLLSARIIKLRPGHNIPKAEELKGKVYCKYHNSSKHTTNNCVVFRDNVQSWIDNGKLKFPEKKMSIDADPFPTATVNMVNAYLPKDKGKGKAEVVATQDFRTQNSRPRFMADFRSNKPPTALTGPAIVKPMRDYSTDEDSGTAVFCSKCRAKVGSEPEEKPSSPITERPTAAIQQKAAGVGRHQGVFDRLGPKVIRRRRVKVLTKAEVTSCGGIWKPWSWGWTGDSAVASGSSSSRLPRSAADGPTGAAASEEAGTPWS, from the coding sequence atgccaattgaaacgcgatcggtaaaaaagaaaacagctatgggaaaatcaacagccGATTTACCGATTCAGAACGTAGGACAaagtgtgccacaggcgcagaatccccttagcgccgggacacctgagtccacaagTGCGACTCGCcgagaaagggaagttaatctcggcggtcaacaCCGCAGTCTAGAAATCCCTAACAGGAACACTTgtgttctcaatgaagggatagtgGAGGATTGCGACGAGGATGGCGGTGAAGGATCTGACCCACcaacaaggtcgtttcttcgaaagcgactcgacgagcagtctcggtcagttGAGCAGACGTTTAGCCGAGGTATTGACAAGCTACATGACGTGATACTCAATTCCACTGAGCAGCAAACCAGActgctcgaaatgctggttagtAAATTCAGTGACGGCAGGCCTTTCGATCCTTTCCAACGCTTGCCACCAAGAAATAATCCGTTACCAATGGTACAGGCCGAGCCAATTCCTGCTCGGCCCAAACCAATTGACTTGGAAAAGGTCGGAGGGTCAAATAGTAGGTCGGACGGAATCGACCAGAGGGTCGAAGCAACACCTGTTGATATGACCGAGgttcagcggatgatcgactcggccatgaagaaagggccgaagtttcctaAGTTTATCCATCCGTACCCGGCCTACATAGAAACGTTCGGATATCCGAAAGGTTTCAAGATTccagattttagcctttttgccGGTGAATCGTCCTtgtcttcgttggagcacgtggctcgtttcaccgcgcaatgcggcGATGTTcatagtgatttccataaattACGGCTGTTCAACTTCTCGTTGACCGGCTCGgcatttgcttggtatatcAATCTCCCTCCTAATTCCATCCaaaactgggaggagttggtcgagaaattccacgagcagttttatcgaCCAGGGTTGGAGGTGTCGGTTTCTTcattagcaaggatggctcaggcATCAGATGAGTCCCcgatggattatcttaccaggttcaaatcagccaggaattggtgccgagtaccctTGCCCGAAGTCGAGTTCGTCCGGCTTGCTTTGAACGGCCtcgacgtcgaatacaaaaagaaattcttgggggcaaatgttcgggatatgtatgaattagcccaacatgtcgaacagtatgattatttgctccgcgaggaaaagattTCGAAAACTCCGTCTCGGGGGACGATTTACAAGAATCCTACCGTCAGTTATGcgtcaaccgaggatgaatgcgttagtgtggatgcggctgagatagtaatagataagccatacgtttgcaaggcCTTGACTCAAGTTGACTCCAGGGAAGTCAAAAgccgctcggccactgaaggaacATTGAAACCGTCAAAAGtgtatacttttgatattacaaaggctGACGCAATTTTTGATCAACTGTTGTCAGCAaggatcatcaaacttcggcctggtcacaacattcccaaggccgaagagcttaaaggaaaggtgtattgcaaataccataattcaagtaaacatacgacaaacaattgtgtcgtatttcgagacaacgtccagagctggattgataatggaaaactgaaatttccagagaagaagatgagtattGATGCTGATCCTTTCCCCACAGCAACCGTGAATATGGTCAATGCATACCTACctaaggacaaaggaaaagggaaggccGAAGTTGTTGCGACGCAAGACTTTCGCACTCAGAATTCTCGGCCACGTttcatggccgattttcgttcGAACAAACCACCTACAGCTTTAACAGGACCCGCTATTGTTAAACCTATGAGGGATTATAGCACCGATGAAGATAGTGGGACGGCGGTTTTTTGCAGTAAATGTAGAGCGAAGGTCGGCAGTGAGCCAGAGGAGAAACCATCTTCGCCTATCACAGAACGACCTACGGCCGCAATTCAGCAAAAAGCAGCCGGCGTCGGCCGACACCAaggggtttttgataggctcggCCCAAAAGTAATCAGGAGGAGACGAGTGAAGGTACTTACAAAGGCCGAGGTAACCTCCTGTGGAGGAATATGGAAGCCTTGGTCTTGGGGATGGACCGGCGATTCCGCCGTAGCCTCGGGTTCCTCGAGCAGCCGTTTGCCCCGGTCGGCTGCCGATGGGCCGACTGGCGCAGCTGCTTCAGAGGAGGCAGGGACGCCCTGGTCCTGA